Proteins encoded by one window of Monoglobus pectinilyticus:
- a CDS encoding rhamnogalacturonan acetylesterase, translated as MKKYSNEEYKALLTEIENIDFAEVKLENECEERVCSDLNLWDGRNTKFGYADVSWSSSDPDSVSTSGEVICLPEEKKVTITAHFSYQDYPEINIDKSFVLNVLKGSGKRQEKNSNIIDRRGRRVIFVIGDSTASIYPHSGENNRFPQTGWAQYFDKYFISDKAVVADIAMSGRSAKSYTEEDNFKVFKDNISEGDFLILQFGHNDSKIQDPSRYAPAFGKIDEKGSYKNYMSVYINIARDAGAIPILATSVSRRKLSDESLEEYVNAAKELGKELNIPVLDVYKRTNDWINEVGLEEAKSLYKIIKPHDERFMYNPEFLNSQFYENGDDDDTHLNIFGADKIAFWVTEEIKKNVPELAILLK; from the coding sequence GTGAAAAAGTATAGTAATGAGGAATACAAAGCGTTATTGACAGAGATTGAAAACATTGATTTTGCCGAGGTCAAGCTTGAAAATGAGTGTGAGGAGAGGGTTTGCAGCGACCTTAACCTTTGGGACGGCAGAAATACTAAATTTGGTTATGCCGATGTTTCGTGGTCAAGTTCAGACCCGGATTCTGTATCCACATCGGGCGAGGTAATTTGCCTGCCCGAGGAGAAGAAAGTGACTATAACGGCTCATTTTTCGTATCAGGATTATCCTGAAATAAACATTGACAAGAGTTTTGTGCTTAACGTTCTGAAAGGCAGCGGAAAAAGGCAGGAGAAAAACTCAAATATAATCGACAGAAGGGGAAGACGGGTCATTTTTGTTATTGGCGACTCCACTGCAAGCATATATCCACACAGCGGAGAAAACAACAGGTTTCCCCAAACCGGCTGGGCTCAGTATTTTGATAAGTATTTTATAAGCGATAAAGCCGTGGTTGCGGATATAGCCATGAGCGGCAGGAGCGCAAAGAGTTACACAGAAGAAGATAATTTTAAGGTCTTTAAGGATAATATCAGCGAGGGCGATTTTCTGATATTACAGTTCGGTCATAATGATTCTAAAATACAGGATCCGTCAAGATATGCTCCGGCATTTGGTAAAATTGATGAAAAAGGCTCATATAAAAATTATATGAGCGTATATATAAATATTGCGAGAGATGCCGGAGCAATTCCGATATTGGCAACCTCGGTGAGCAGACGTAAGCTTTCAGACGAGAGCCTTGAAGAATACGTCAATGCCGCTAAAGAACTGGGAAAAGAGCTGAATATTCCGGTGCTGGATGTCTATAAGAGGACAAACGACTGGATAAACGAGGTCGGTCTTGAGGAAGCAAAGAGCTTATACAAAATTATAAAGCCTCATGATGAGAGGTTTATGTATAACCCTGAGTTCTTAAATTCACAGTTCTACGAAAACGGCGATGATGATGATACTCACCTGAATATCTTCGGAGCGGACAAAATAGCCTTTTGGGTTACTGAGGAAATCAAAAAGAACGTTCCGGAACTGGCTATTTTGCTAAAATAA
- a CDS encoding F0F1 ATP synthase subunit A translates to MNDIAAELYTKLNETTIAFTIPIFGGIPVPESVVITWGIMAVLVLFSIIFVRNLKLAPSGVQVYLETFIGWINNFFTGILGEGGKMYIPYLGTVLLYIGCSNIVGLFGLTPPTKDLNVTAGLAIMSIVLVEAAGIKAKGAGGWIKGFAQPMAFMTPLNVLEIVIKPLSLCMRLFGNVLGSFVIMELIKMVVPVFVPLAFSFYFDIFDGLLQAYVFVFLTSLYIQEVTETE, encoded by the coding sequence GTGAATGATATTGCAGCGGAACTTTATACAAAGCTGAATGAAACAACCATTGCTTTTACAATTCCGATTTTCGGAGGGATTCCGGTGCCGGAATCCGTGGTTATAACCTGGGGGATAATGGCTGTTCTTGTCTTGTTTTCTATCATATTTGTCCGAAACCTGAAACTTGCGCCAAGCGGAGTGCAGGTATATTTGGAAACGTTTATCGGCTGGATAAATAACTTCTTTACCGGGATTTTAGGCGAGGGAGGAAAGATGTATATCCCTTATTTGGGAACTGTCTTGTTATATATCGGATGTTCTAATATAGTTGGTCTTTTTGGGCTTACGCCGCCGACAAAGGATTTAAATGTTACTGCGGGGCTTGCCATAATGAGTATTGTTTTGGTGGAGGCTGCCGGGATAAAGGCGAAAGGCGCCGGAGGCTGGATAAAGGGTTTTGCCCAGCCGATGGCTTTTATGACGCCGCTTAATGTTTTGGAAATCGTAATTAAACCGCTTTCACTTTGTATGCGGCTTTTTGGAAACGTTTTGGGCTCATTTGTTATTATGGAGCTTATAAAAATGGTTGTTCCTGTTTTTGTTCCGCTTGCATTCAGTTTTTATTTTGATATATTTGACGGATTATTGCAGGCATATGTTTTTGTGTTCCTGACATCGCTTTATATTCAGGAAGTAACCGAAACGGAATAG
- the atpE gene encoding ATP synthase F0 subunit C, whose amino-acid sequence MGALIAIGAGIAALTGIGAGIGIGIATSKATEAIARQPEAKGDINKALLLGCALAEATAIYGFVIAIMIILFLK is encoded by the coding sequence ATGGGAGCATTAATAGCAATCGGTGCAGGTATAGCGGCACTCACAGGTATAGGAGCAGGTATTGGTATAGGAATAGCAACTTCAAAGGCGACAGAAGCTATTGCAAGACAGCCTGAAGCCAAAGGCGACATCAATAAGGCTCTGCTTTTGGGATGTGCTCTTGCGGAAGCAACCGCTATTTATGGATTCGTTATCGCAATCATGATAATCCTGTTCTTGAAATAG
- the atpF gene encoding F0F1 ATP synthase subunit B, translating to MLNLNWNIIWTFVNLIILYILLRKFLFGPITAMMEKREGEIKSSLDNASAAKQEAAALKAAYTDKLKTAEAAAGDIIKSAKEEAKAKRDEIISKAKEDAGNIVLNANKQIELEKERSISEAKSEIASLVMDAALKAAKNGDVSESAVDSFILEVGEAK from the coding sequence ATGCTTAACTTAAATTGGAATATAATCTGGACCTTTGTAAATCTTATCATATTGTATATTTTACTTAGAAAGTTTCTTTTTGGTCCGATAACTGCAATGATGGAGAAGCGCGAGGGCGAGATAAAATCGTCTCTAGACAACGCTTCTGCGGCGAAACAGGAAGCCGCCGCTTTAAAAGCGGCTTACACCGATAAGCTTAAAACTGCTGAGGCGGCTGCCGGAGATATAATAAAGTCCGCCAAAGAGGAAGCCAAAGCAAAACGTGATGAGATAATAAGCAAAGCCAAGGAAGACGCCGGAAATATTGTTTTAAACGCTAACAAACAGATTGAGCTGGAAAAAGAACGCTCAATATCTGAAGCTAAGTCTGAGATAGCCTCGCTCGTTATGGACGCGGCGCTGAAGGCGGCGAAGAACGGTGATGTTTCTGAGAGCGCTGTTGACAGCTTTATCCTTGAGGTAGGTGAAGCAAAATGA
- the atpH gene encoding ATP synthase F1 subunit delta — protein sequence MSRAKIITKEALNYAEALYQISSDIKNVMEFTALLAVDELRQALVNPTISLKEKYAVIDRIFDGGFGKFMKTVCKNGDYSVLPLIEESYKQVWNRHNSVLEASLEYAEPVSEKSVSGIKEMLVKKYGVKSVELSLVENRDLIGGFRLYVNDKVYDKSVLGALDRMRRTLLRR from the coding sequence ATGAGCAGAGCAAAGATAATAACCAAAGAGGCTTTGAATTATGCTGAGGCGCTTTATCAAATCAGCAGTGACATAAAAAATGTCATGGAGTTCACCGCACTGCTTGCTGTGGATGAGCTCAGACAAGCATTGGTTAATCCAACAATAAGCTTAAAAGAGAAATATGCGGTTATAGACAGAATTTTTGACGGCGGCTTTGGAAAGTTTATGAAGACAGTATGTAAAAATGGTGATTACAGTGTTTTGCCTTTGATAGAGGAGAGTTATAAGCAGGTTTGGAACAGACACAATTCAGTGCTTGAAGCTTCTCTTGAATATGCAGAGCCGGTTAGTGAAAAATCGGTATCCGGTATTAAGGAAATGCTGGTTAAAAAATATGGCGTAAAGTCTGTTGAGTTAAGCTTGGTTGAAAATAGAGATTTAATAGGCGGTTTCAGACTTTATGTAAATGATAAGGTATATGATAAAAGTGTTTTGGGAGCTTTAGACAGAATGCGCAGAACACTTTTGCGGAGGTGA
- the atpA gene encoding F0F1 ATP synthase subunit alpha yields the protein MSSINTSDVISVLKEEISDFDVKMTAVDEGSIISMGDGIVTVYGLSNAMYGELVIFETGVKGMVQGLEEQTVSCVLLGSDHGLHEGSKVRCSGRRAGVPVGNNLIGRVVDAIGNPIDGQGEIKQDDFYPIESPAPGVIERQPVTVPLETGILAIDSMFPIGRGQRELIIGDRQTGKTSIATDTIINQKGKDVICIYVAVGQKASTVAKLVSDFKNMGAMDYTIVVSASASDMAPLQYIAPYSGTAMAEYFMHNGKDVLIVYDDLSKHAVAYRAMSLLLERPPGREAYPGDVFYLHSRLLERSSRLDEAHGGGSITALPIIETQAGDVSAYIPTNVISITDGQIFLENELFFAGIRPAVNVGLSVSRVGGAAQTKAMKKVAGNLRIDLAQYREMEVFSQFSSDLDPATKELLDTGDRIMELLKQPLLNPLPLYAQVLLLTVSKNRMLLDIPINEIVNFKSDFIDFVERKAPGIIKTISETKALSDEDEEKIIELCKEFKTGRYVSALADDPGEEAEVVLNENNIKED from the coding sequence TTGAGCAGTATTAACACAAGTGATGTTATTTCAGTGCTGAAAGAAGAAATATCTGATTTTGATGTAAAAATGACAGCTGTTGACGAGGGCAGTATTATCAGCATGGGCGACGGCATTGTGACAGTGTATGGCTTAAGCAACGCTATGTACGGCGAGCTGGTTATATTTGAGACCGGAGTAAAAGGCATGGTTCAGGGGCTGGAAGAACAGACGGTCAGCTGTGTGCTTTTGGGAAGCGACCATGGACTTCATGAGGGCTCAAAGGTCAGATGTTCAGGAAGACGCGCCGGAGTGCCTGTAGGAAATAATTTAATCGGCAGGGTTGTTGACGCTATAGGAAACCCGATAGACGGACAGGGTGAGATAAAGCAAGACGATTTCTATCCAATTGAAAGCCCGGCGCCTGGAGTTATTGAAAGACAGCCTGTAACGGTTCCGCTGGAAACCGGAATACTTGCGATAGACAGCATGTTTCCTATCGGCAGGGGTCAGCGTGAGCTTATAATCGGGGACAGACAGACTGGAAAAACCTCAATAGCGACTGATACAATAATTAATCAAAAAGGCAAAGACGTTATATGTATCTATGTGGCTGTTGGACAGAAAGCTTCTACGGTTGCAAAACTTGTCAGCGACTTCAAGAATATGGGAGCAATGGATTATACTATAGTTGTTTCAGCGTCCGCCAGCGATATGGCGCCGCTTCAATATATAGCCCCGTATTCGGGAACCGCTATGGCCGAATATTTTATGCACAACGGAAAAGACGTATTGATTGTATATGATGATTTGTCTAAGCATGCGGTTGCATACAGGGCAATGTCTCTGCTATTGGAGAGACCGCCGGGCAGAGAAGCGTATCCGGGCGATGTGTTCTATCTGCATTCTCGTCTGCTTGAGCGTTCCAGCCGTCTTGACGAGGCTCACGGCGGCGGTTCTATCACTGCATTGCCTATTATAGAAACCCAGGCAGGAGATGTTTCGGCGTATATACCTACGAATGTTATTTCTATAACAGACGGTCAGATTTTTCTGGAAAACGAGCTGTTTTTTGCAGGTATAAGACCGGCTGTAAACGTGGGGCTTTCAGTGTCTCGTGTAGGCGGAGCAGCGCAAACCAAAGCGATGAAAAAAGTTGCCGGAAATCTGCGTATTGATTTGGCGCAGTATCGTGAAATGGAAGTGTTCAGTCAGTTTAGTTCGGATTTGGACCCGGCAACCAAAGAGCTGCTTGACACCGGAGACAGAATAATGGAACTTTTAAAACAGCCTTTGCTGAATCCGCTGCCTCTATATGCTCAGGTGCTTTTGCTCACTGTGAGCAAAAATAGAATGCTGCTTGATATACCGATAAATGAAATAGTAAACTTTAAGTCAGACTTTATAGATTTTGTTGAGCGGAAAGCTCCTGGAATAATAAAAACAATAAGCGAAACTAAGGCGCTGAGTGATGAAGACGAAGAAAAAATCATAGAGCTGTGCAAGGAATTCAAGACCGGAAGATATGTATCAGCATTGGCTGATGACCCGGGAGAAGAAGCGGAAGTTGTGTTAAACGAAAACAATATTAAGGAAGACTGA
- the atpG gene encoding ATP synthase F1 subunit gamma yields the protein MANMREIRSRIKSVNDIMKITNAMYLISSSKMKHAKQRLDDTEPYFYTLQNTIAHILKHTPHTSNLYFHRRDEIPNEKRKKGYIVITGDKGLAGAYNHNVLKLTEQEIAKGGEIKLFIIGQVGRMYFARKGIPYEAYFQYTAQNPSMYRAREISELILSKFLSEELDDVYVVYTDMISSMKEEAKLLQILPFRRERFENLHSGKHREIHHTATFDPSPEIVMENLVPNYAKGLIYGTMVEAFASEQHARMMAMDSATKSAKDMIQELNLAYNRARQAAITQEITEIVSGAKSQHKK from the coding sequence ATGGCTAATATGCGTGAAATACGTTCGAGAATAAAAAGTGTTAATGATATAATGAAGATAACCAACGCAATGTATCTTATATCTTCATCAAAGATGAAGCACGCTAAGCAGAGACTTGACGATACAGAACCATATTTTTATACTTTGCAGAATACTATTGCTCATATTTTGAAGCATACCCCGCATACAAGCAATTTATATTTTCACCGCCGCGATGAGATACCAAATGAAAAACGTAAAAAAGGTTATATCGTGATAACAGGAGATAAGGGGTTGGCAGGAGCCTATAATCATAACGTGCTTAAACTTACCGAGCAGGAGATTGCTAAGGGCGGAGAAATTAAGCTCTTTATAATAGGTCAGGTCGGCAGAATGTATTTTGCAAGAAAGGGCATACCGTATGAAGCGTATTTTCAATACACTGCTCAGAATCCCAGTATGTACAGGGCGAGAGAAATTTCTGAGTTGATACTGAGTAAGTTTCTGTCAGAGGAGCTGGACGATGTTTATGTAGTGTATACAGATATGATATCGTCTATGAAAGAGGAAGCAAAACTGCTTCAAATACTGCCGTTCAGGCGTGAGAGATTTGAAAATCTGCACAGCGGCAAACATCGTGAGATTCACCATACTGCCACATTTGACCCGTCTCCTGAAATAGTTATGGAAAACCTTGTCCCGAATTATGCCAAGGGATTAATATATGGAACAATGGTGGAAGCGTTTGCGAGCGAGCAGCATGCCAGAATGATGGCAATGGATTCCGCGACAAAGAGCGCTAAGGATATGATTCAGGAACTTAACCTTGCGTATAACAGGGCAAGACAGGCCGCAATAACTCAGGAAATAACAGAGATTGTCAGCGGCGCGAAAAGCCAGCATAAAAAATGA
- the atpD gene encoding F0F1 ATP synthase subunit beta, which yields MNIGKIVSVAGPVVDVAFESTDQLPNIRDALTVQNNDKTCVMEVAQDRGNNVVRCIMLAASEGLKKGMEVVSEGKPITVPVGEQTLGRMFNVLGETIDGGEPVQGEEQWSVHRAAPSFENQSPVVEILETGIKVIDLLAPYAKGGKIGLFGGAGVGKTVLIQELIHNIATEQGGYSIFTGVGERSREGNDLWHEMKESGVIDKTALVFGQMNEPPGSRMRVAQTGLTIAEYFRDVKKQNVLLFIDNIFRFVQAGSEVSALLGRMPSAVGYQPTLANELGELQERITSTKDGSITSVQAVYVPADDLTDPAPANTFAHLDATTVLSRKIVEQGIYPAVDPLESTSRILEPSIVGEEHYMVARKTQEILQKYKELQDIIAILGMEELDENDKVTVFRARKIQKFLSQPFSVAEVFSGFKGKYVPLSETIKGFKAIINGEMDDYPENAFMMAGTIDDVKNFKG from the coding sequence ATGAATATAGGAAAAATTGTTTCGGTAGCCGGACCGGTAGTTGACGTGGCTTTTGAGAGCACCGATCAGCTCCCAAATATCAGGGATGCACTGACAGTTCAGAATAATGATAAAACCTGTGTTATGGAAGTGGCTCAGGACAGGGGCAATAATGTGGTTAGATGCATTATGCTTGCCGCCAGTGAAGGCCTTAAAAAAGGTATGGAGGTTGTGTCTGAGGGCAAACCTATTACAGTTCCTGTTGGAGAACAGACGCTGGGACGTATGTTTAACGTTTTAGGTGAGACCATAGACGGCGGAGAGCCGGTTCAGGGGGAAGAGCAGTGGAGTGTTCACCGCGCGGCTCCGAGTTTTGAAAACCAAAGCCCGGTTGTTGAGATATTGGAGACTGGAATTAAAGTTATTGACTTGCTTGCTCCATATGCAAAAGGCGGAAAGATTGGACTGTTCGGAGGAGCAGGAGTTGGAAAAACAGTTCTTATTCAGGAATTGATACATAATATAGCGACAGAGCAGGGCGGATACTCAATATTTACCGGGGTTGGAGAGCGTTCACGTGAAGGAAACGACCTTTGGCATGAGATGAAGGAATCGGGAGTAATCGATAAAACCGCTTTGGTATTCGGACAGATGAACGAACCGCCCGGTTCGCGTATGAGAGTTGCCCAAACCGGTCTTACTATAGCCGAATATTTCAGGGATGTTAAAAAGCAGAATGTTTTGTTGTTTATTGATAATATTTTCAGATTTGTTCAGGCAGGTTCGGAGGTTTCAGCATTGCTGGGACGTATGCCGAGCGCCGTTGGTTATCAGCCTACGCTTGCCAATGAACTGGGCGAACTTCAGGAAAGGATAACATCAACAAAGGACGGTTCAATAACTTCAGTCCAGGCTGTTTATGTTCCTGCTGATGACTTGACAGATCCGGCTCCGGCTAATACATTTGCGCATTTGGACGCAACAACAGTGCTTTCAAGAAAAATTGTTGAGCAGGGTATTTATCCGGCTGTCGACCCTCTTGAGTCCACATCCAGAATTTTGGAACCTTCTATAGTTGGCGAAGAGCATTATATGGTTGCGAGAAAGACCCAGGAGATTCTTCAAAAATATAAAGAACTTCAGGATATTATAGCTATACTGGGTATGGAAGAACTGGATGAAAATGATAAAGTCACGGTATTTAGGGCAAGGAAGATACAAAAGTTCTTGTCACAGCCGTTTTCGGTAGCGGAAGTGTTCTCAGGATTTAAAGGCAAATATGTGCCTTTGAGCGAGACAATCAAAGGCTTTAAGGCGATTATAAACGGCGAGATGGACGACTATCCTGAAAACGCCTTTATGATGGCAGGGACAATTGATGATGTAAAGAATTTTAAAGGTTAA